One segment of Arthrobacter sp. MMS18-M83 DNA contains the following:
- a CDS encoding rhodanese-like domain-containing protein codes for MDVADAAPGSFVLVDTRRQSSWDHGHIPGAVHLPTAQIPARAATLIPAGTSVVVYSWGPGCNGSTFAALAFAELGYPVREMIGGIEYWARNGLPVETVGGIVVAAADGLVTAHQPEV; via the coding sequence ATGGACGTCGCGGATGCGGCTCCCGGTAGCTTCGTGCTGGTTGATACGCGCCGTCAGTCTTCGTGGGACCACGGGCATATCCCCGGTGCCGTGCACCTGCCGACGGCCCAGATCCCTGCGCGCGCGGCCACCCTGATCCCGGCCGGGACATCAGTGGTGGTCTATTCCTGGGGACCGGGGTGCAACGGGAGTACCTTCGCGGCCCTGGCCTTCGCCGAGCTCGGGTACCCGGTACGCGAAATGATCGGCGGCATTGAGTATTGGGCCCGGAACGGTCTTCCGGTGGAGACAGTTGGCGGGATTGTTGTTGCCGCGGCGGACGGATTGGTGACGGCGCACCAGCCGGAGGTGTAG
- a CDS encoding IclR family transcriptional regulator: MSQSLMRALDLLAELAAKPATLDELASKASVHKTTVMRLLHAMEEKRFVVRDEDQRFMLGSKLFELSSLALEQRDIRKVAHPYLAELNGKTGHTVHLAAFEGNDVVYIDKFESHHPVRMYSRIGLTASLHSAAVAKVLLADMPRSRQERIAASLDYTRITDTTLTSPKALLAELEQVRIQGWAHDNAEHEAFVHCIATPIRDATGAVVAAASCSVPVVMLSYEGLLELLPDLKASTEAISRDLGWISHERNSA; this comes from the coding sequence ATGAGCCAAAGCTTGATGCGGGCCCTTGACCTGCTTGCGGAACTCGCGGCCAAACCGGCCACCCTCGACGAGCTCGCGTCCAAAGCATCCGTCCACAAGACCACGGTGATGCGCCTCCTGCATGCCATGGAGGAAAAACGCTTCGTGGTCCGCGATGAGGACCAACGATTCATGCTCGGCTCCAAGTTGTTTGAGCTGTCCTCGCTCGCGTTGGAGCAGCGGGACATCCGCAAAGTGGCGCACCCGTACCTGGCCGAGCTGAACGGCAAGACCGGGCACACCGTGCACCTTGCCGCGTTCGAGGGAAATGACGTGGTGTACATCGACAAGTTCGAGTCCCACCATCCCGTGCGCATGTACTCCCGGATCGGCCTGACCGCGTCCTTGCATTCGGCCGCCGTCGCAAAAGTCCTTCTTGCCGACATGCCACGCAGCCGGCAGGAACGGATCGCCGCGAGCTTGGACTACACAAGAATTACCGACACCACCCTGACCTCACCGAAGGCCCTGCTGGCCGAACTGGAGCAGGTCAGGATCCAGGGCTGGGCCCACGACAACGCCGAGCACGAAGCCTTCGTGCACTGCATCGCGACCCCCATTCGCGACGCAACTGGCGCCGTCGTGGCCGCAGCCTCTTGTTCGGTACCGGTGGTGATGCTCAGCTATGAAGGATTGCTTGAGCTGCTGCCCGACCTCAAAGCCAGCACCGAGGCCATCTCCCGCGACCTCGGCTGGATCAGCCATGAAAGGAACTCAGCATGA
- a CDS encoding RidA family protein, translating to MSEKTVVLTENAPAPAHVFSQGIQKGGMFQVSGQGPMDPATNQYIGEGDVRVQTRRTLENVKAILEAGGSSVEDVIMFRVYLTTRDDFAAMNDVYGEFITENVPSGQLPSRTTVFVDLPHEVMLVEIDALAVTA from the coding sequence ATGAGTGAAAAGACCGTAGTACTGACCGAAAATGCTCCTGCCCCGGCGCATGTATTTTCCCAGGGCATCCAGAAGGGTGGCATGTTCCAGGTATCCGGGCAGGGCCCGATGGACCCTGCCACCAACCAGTACATCGGCGAGGGTGACGTCCGCGTCCAGACCCGCCGCACCTTGGAAAACGTCAAGGCGATCCTCGAGGCAGGCGGCTCCTCAGTGGAGGACGTCATCATGTTCCGCGTCTACCTCACCACGCGCGACGACTTCGCGGCCATGAACGATGTCTATGGCGAGTTCATCACCGAAAACGTCCCCAGCGGCCAACTGCCGAGCCGCACCACCGTGTTCGTCGACCTCCCGCACGAAGTCATGCTCGTGGAAATCGACGCGCTGGCGGTAACGGCCTAA